The following proteins come from a genomic window of Methanosarcina sp. MTP4:
- a CDS encoding aldo/keto reductase, which yields MLYRKMPKNGDELSILGFGCMRLPVNEDRTIDEERARKQVRYAIDHGVNYIDTAWPYHMGASEPFLGRALADGYREKVKLATKLPSWMIESRDEMDKFLNAQLEKLNTDHIDYYLIHSLVGELWDKVEKLGVADFLDKAKADGRIINAGFSFHGSGEDFRRIVDSYAWDFCQIQYNFLDEKNQAGTEGLEYAASKGLGVIIMEPLRGGKLASPVPPAVEDLWNEAPVKRTAAEWGLRWVWNHPEVTVVLSGMNEEAHVEENLEVAGEAYPNSLTETELQLVEKAEKKYRELMKAGCTGCRYCMPCPSGVNIPACFDAYNNLHMSGNADEAKFMYAASLGGALGGDPGFASQCVQCEECLEKCPQHLEIPTLLEAVVEDLEGPDLEQRVAMAKQLFAKKTID from the coding sequence ATGCTGTACAGAAAAATGCCAAAGAACGGGGACGAACTCTCAATACTGGGCTTCGGATGCATGCGCCTTCCCGTAAATGAAGACAGAACGATCGACGAAGAAAGAGCCAGGAAGCAGGTCCGCTATGCAATCGACCACGGTGTAAACTACATCGATACGGCCTGGCCCTACCACATGGGTGCGAGCGAGCCATTCCTCGGAAGAGCCCTTGCCGACGGCTACCGGGAAAAGGTCAAACTTGCAACAAAGCTTCCCTCCTGGATGATTGAAAGCCGGGACGAAATGGATAAATTCCTGAACGCCCAGCTTGAAAAGCTCAACACGGACCATATTGATTATTACCTCATCCACAGCCTCGTTGGCGAACTCTGGGACAAGGTTGAAAAACTGGGTGTGGCTGATTTCCTTGACAAAGCAAAAGCTGACGGGCGGATTATTAACGCAGGCTTTTCCTTCCACGGCTCGGGAGAGGACTTCAGGCGAATAGTTGACTCTTATGCCTGGGACTTTTGCCAGATCCAGTACAACTTCCTGGACGAAAAGAACCAGGCAGGGACCGAAGGCCTGGAATATGCAGCCTCGAAGGGCCTTGGCGTAATCATTATGGAACCCCTGCGCGGAGGAAAACTCGCAAGCCCCGTGCCTCCTGCCGTGGAAGATCTCTGGAATGAGGCTCCGGTTAAGCGGACAGCGGCGGAATGGGGCCTTCGCTGGGTCTGGAACCACCCTGAAGTAACGGTCGTACTTTCCGGCATGAACGAGGAAGCCCATGTGGAAGAAAACCTAGAGGTGGCAGGTGAAGCCTACCCGAATTCCCTGACTGAAACCGAACTTCAGCTTGTAGAGAAGGCCGAGAAAAAGTACCGCGAACTCATGAAAGCGGGCTGTACCGGCTGCAGGTACTGTATGCCCTGTCCTTCAGGGGTAAATATTCCTGCCTGTTTTGATGCATACAACAACCTGCACATGTCTGGCAATGCCGATGAAGCAAAGTTCATGTATGCAGCAAGTCTGGGTGGTGCCCTTGGAGGAGACCCCGGCTTTGCTTCCCAGTGTGTGCAGTGTGAAGAGTGCCTGGAAAAATGCCCCCAGCACCTTGAGATCCCCACCCTCCTTGAAGCCGTGGTAGAGGACCTTGAGGGGCCGGACCTTGAACAGAGGGTCGCCATGGCGAAACAGCTGTTTGCGAAGAAAACCATAGACTGA